A single window of Oerskovia paurometabola DNA harbors:
- a CDS encoding LuxR family transcriptional regulator, which produces MNKEPWTAPTTVELDRQLLDAKLTVPRTGAPVVSRAPLIDAARASGRRVVGVTAPPGYGKSTFLAEWAASEPRTVVWLTLDRFDDAPLTLLSVLAAAVARHGIGLPDLGTDMTGPDASLLGRAAPHLASVLRTSPAAFVLVLDDLHEVRSAACHDVLGIVVAGIPDGSQLVAASRDEQPHLARLRATDETVELGVHELALDAEGTAQVFAASDVRLTPDVAAAVRTRTEGWPVGVHLAALVARDGGDGADAAAVTGTDRYVADYLQREALRRLPDETRQFLRRTAILDDLTAPLCDAVLGESSSLRHLRELESAHLFLVPLDQHRRWFRYHALFRELLLDDLLTAEPDLADDLRLRAADWYEANGSPARAVEQLLATGERERAARLVTRIVMSLFQGGQISTIDRWLGVLGDDAIRSHPPLAVLAGYVAVYEGRAAAAEHWGAVADAAAFDGDPGDGSASFDSARAMYRALRCPDGPQRMLDDVGLALAAEPEWSSWRDTALVMSADALRLNGDDESAVRHLELGVEAASALGDADTLVYAEAQLADLDMDRRRWESARIRVQRVLSTIEDHRLGDYPTSALGYAVAARLAHHDHDPALTNDLLTRGMRTRTFCTYAFPTLAVRVRLRLARTSWATADVAAVRHLLREIDDVLLRRPSLGVLTDEVADLRKSFDAAEHASTAVGPGPPLTPAELRLLPYLQTHLTIREIGERLFVSRNTASSEIGSIYRKLGVSSRSEAVERAVDQGLLGA; this is translated from the coding sequence GTGAACAAGGAGCCGTGGACGGCGCCGACGACCGTGGAGCTCGACCGTCAGCTCCTCGACGCCAAGCTCACCGTGCCCCGGACAGGAGCGCCGGTCGTGAGCCGGGCCCCGCTGATCGACGCGGCGCGCGCGAGCGGACGACGGGTCGTCGGGGTCACCGCTCCCCCGGGCTACGGCAAGTCCACGTTCCTCGCCGAGTGGGCCGCGAGCGAACCGCGGACGGTCGTGTGGCTCACGCTCGACCGGTTCGACGACGCGCCCCTGACCCTGCTGTCGGTGCTGGCCGCCGCCGTCGCCCGCCACGGGATCGGGCTGCCGGACCTCGGCACGGACATGACCGGACCCGACGCCTCGCTGCTGGGGCGAGCGGCCCCTCACCTGGCGTCGGTCCTTCGCACGAGCCCTGCCGCCTTCGTCCTGGTGCTCGACGACCTGCACGAGGTGCGGTCCGCCGCCTGCCACGACGTGCTGGGCATCGTGGTCGCGGGCATCCCCGACGGGTCGCAGCTCGTCGCCGCGAGCCGCGACGAGCAACCCCACCTGGCGCGCCTGCGCGCGACGGACGAGACGGTCGAGCTCGGGGTGCACGAGCTCGCTCTCGACGCCGAGGGCACCGCTCAGGTGTTCGCCGCGTCGGACGTGCGCCTCACTCCCGACGTCGCGGCCGCCGTCCGGACACGGACCGAGGGCTGGCCCGTGGGGGTGCACCTCGCGGCCCTCGTCGCACGCGACGGCGGGGACGGGGCGGACGCGGCGGCCGTCACGGGCACCGACCGGTACGTCGCGGACTACCTCCAACGAGAAGCGCTTCGACGACTGCCCGACGAGACGCGGCAGTTCCTGCGTCGCACCGCGATCCTCGACGACCTGACTGCCCCGCTGTGCGACGCCGTCCTCGGAGAGAGCTCGTCGCTGCGGCACCTGCGCGAGCTCGAGTCCGCGCACCTCTTCCTCGTCCCGCTCGACCAGCACCGCCGGTGGTTCCGCTACCACGCCCTGTTCCGCGAGCTGCTGCTCGACGACCTCCTGACAGCAGAGCCCGACCTCGCCGACGACCTCCGGCTCAGGGCGGCCGACTGGTACGAGGCGAACGGCTCCCCGGCGCGCGCCGTCGAGCAGCTCCTCGCGACGGGCGAGCGCGAGCGCGCCGCCCGGCTCGTCACCCGGATCGTCATGTCCCTCTTCCAGGGCGGGCAGATCTCCACGATCGACCGCTGGTTGGGCGTCCTGGGAGACGACGCGATCCGCAGCCACCCGCCGCTCGCGGTGCTCGCCGGGTACGTCGCGGTGTACGAGGGACGTGCCGCGGCCGCCGAGCACTGGGGAGCCGTGGCGGACGCGGCCGCGTTCGACGGCGACCCCGGGGACGGATCGGCCTCGTTCGACTCGGCGCGGGCCATGTACCGGGCGCTGCGGTGCCCGGACGGCCCGCAACGGATGCTCGACGACGTAGGTCTCGCCCTGGCGGCCGAGCCCGAGTGGAGCTCGTGGCGCGACACCGCGCTCGTGATGAGCGCAGACGCGCTCCGCCTGAACGGCGACGACGAGTCCGCCGTCCGGCACCTCGAGCTCGGGGTCGAGGCCGCGAGCGCCCTCGGCGACGCCGACACCCTCGTCTACGCCGAGGCGCAGCTCGCCGACCTCGACATGGACCGCCGTCGGTGGGAGAGCGCCAGGATCCGGGTCCAGCGGGTCCTCTCCACCATCGAGGACCACCGGCTGGGCGACTACCCCACGAGCGCGCTCGGCTACGCGGTGGCCGCTCGCCTGGCCCACCACGACCACGACCCTGCCCTGACGAACGACCTCCTGACCCGCGGGATGCGCACCAGGACGTTCTGCACGTACGCGTTCCCGACGCTCGCCGTGCGCGTGCGCCTGAGGCTCGCCCGGACGAGCTGGGCGACCGCGGACGTCGCTGCGGTCCGGCACCTCCTGCGCGAGATCGACGACGTGCTGCTCCGTCGGCCGTCGCTCGGTGTGCTGACCGACGAGGTCGCCGACCTGCGCAAGTCCTTCGACGCGGCCGAGCACGCGAGCACGGCCGTAGGCCCCGGACCTCCGCTCACACCCGCGGAGCTGCGGCTCCTGCCCTACCTCCAGACCCACCTCACGATCCGGGAGATCGGCGAGCGGCTCTTCGTGTCGCGGAACACCGCCAGCTCGGAGATCGGGTCGATCTACCGCAAGCTCGGGGTCTCGAGCCGGAGCGAGGCCGTGGAGCGCGCGGTCGACCAGGGGCTGCTGGGCGCGTGA
- a CDS encoding carboxymuconolactone decarboxylase family protein: protein MDYTDRLRRFAINDARLEEDLELESTVLEPKTLALIRLAALVAVGGAEPTYGSEVDEAVTAGATTAEIVDVLAATIPIVGLPAVVAAAPKLALALGYDPFDAREPG, encoded by the coding sequence GTGGACTACACCGACCGACTTCGGCGCTTCGCGATCAACGACGCGCGCCTCGAGGAGGACCTGGAGCTCGAGTCGACCGTCCTCGAGCCCAAGACGCTCGCGCTGATCCGGCTCGCCGCGCTCGTCGCGGTCGGCGGCGCCGAGCCGACGTACGGCAGCGAGGTCGACGAAGCGGTCACGGCAGGTGCGACCACGGCGGAGATCGTCGACGTCCTCGCCGCGACGATCCCGATCGTCGGGCTGCCGGCCGTCGTGGCCGCGGCCCCCAAGCTCGCGCTCGCGCTCGGCTACGACCCGTTCGACGCGCGCGAGCCGGGGTGA
- a CDS encoding DUF6325 family protein, translating into MTQDPSDLQDTGPIDYLVVEFESDAMTGEAFPLLVDLVEQGIIRVLDLLVLRKEDDGSVVGVELDELEDGSTGLEIFAGASSGLLGHEDLTEAAEAVEPGKTAAVLVYENVWAAPFASALRRGGAQLVASGRIPVQAVLAALDAAENA; encoded by the coding sequence ATGACCCAGGACCCGAGCGACCTGCAGGACACCGGACCGATCGACTACCTCGTCGTCGAGTTCGAGTCCGACGCCATGACCGGCGAGGCCTTCCCCCTGCTCGTCGACCTGGTCGAGCAGGGGATCATCCGTGTCCTCGACCTGCTCGTGCTGCGCAAGGAGGACGACGGGAGCGTGGTGGGGGTCGAGCTCGACGAGCTCGAGGACGGCTCGACCGGCCTCGAGATCTTCGCGGGTGCCTCGTCCGGCCTCCTGGGGCACGAGGACCTGACCGAGGCCGCCGAGGCGGTCGAGCCCGGGAAGACTGCGGCCGTACTCGTGTACGAGAACGTGTGGGCCGCACCCTTCGCGTCCGCCCTGCGCCGCGGTGGCGCCCAGCTCGTCGCGAGCGGGCGCATCCCGGTGCAGGCCGTGCTCGCGGCGCTCGACGCCGCCGAGAACGCCTGA
- a CDS encoding SHOCT domain-containing protein: MPGLIRGVARTAVVAGTATAVSNRVSRRQAGRWSAQEEPPPQQAPQQTYAAPPPAPAPAPAPASAGMDAKIAQLTQLAALRDQGVLSPAEFETQKAQILAG; the protein is encoded by the coding sequence ATGCCCGGACTCATCCGAGGCGTCGCGCGCACCGCCGTCGTCGCCGGTACCGCGACCGCCGTCTCCAACCGCGTCTCCCGCCGTCAGGCCGGCCGCTGGTCCGCCCAGGAGGAACCGCCTCCGCAGCAGGCACCGCAGCAGACCTACGCCGCGCCGCCGCCTGCCCCGGCCCCCGCGCCCGCGCCCGCCTCCGCCGGCATGGACGCCAAGATCGCCCAGCTCACGCAGCTCGCCGCGCTGCGTGACCAGGGAGTGCTGAGCCCTGCCGAGTTCGAGACGCAGAAGGCCCAGATCCTCGCCGGTTGA
- a CDS encoding SHOCT domain-containing protein produces the protein MDSFMDWFWLMVWWFFFFMYLMILFRILADLFRDHTLNGWWKALWVVALIVVPFISALVYIIARGRGMAERQMQDMSQAKVQTDAYIRGVAGADSSPVTQIADAKALLDSGVIDENEFATLKAKALA, from the coding sequence ATGGACAGCTTCATGGACTGGTTCTGGCTGATGGTCTGGTGGTTCTTCTTCTTCATGTACCTGATGATCCTGTTCCGGATCCTCGCCGACCTCTTCCGCGACCACACGCTGAACGGCTGGTGGAAGGCGCTGTGGGTCGTCGCCCTCATCGTCGTCCCGTTCATCTCCGCGCTGGTCTACATCATCGCCCGTGGGCGCGGGATGGCCGAGCGCCAGATGCAGGACATGTCGCAGGCCAAGGTGCAGACCGACGCCTACATCCGAGGCGTGGCGGGGGCCGACTCCTCGCCGGTCACCCAGATCGCCGACGCCAAGGCCCTGCTCGACTCGGGCGTGATCGACGAGAACGAGTTCGCCACCCTCAAGGCGAAGGCCCTGGCCTGA
- a CDS encoding bestrophin-like domain: MNLLIAALVTVGATAITVTAMLLVRSRAPEGSRFRDGDRASGVFGVLATGFSVLLGFIIFLAFESYDDARSGAEEEAQVVAQQLQTAQFLPPDAAAELSGQLVCYARSVATTEWEAMADGRLGEAVNPWGVEMFRTIRGVEPATDTEQSAYDRWMDQTSDREQARQARVHGAEGLIPLPLWLVLFVISATIFVFMLFFADSGEGAVTQSVLMGSVTLVIALMLSLLVFFDHPHGHQVGKLQPVAMQRTLVLIDQQVSAAGLTVDAPCDEQGRAQSSP; encoded by the coding sequence ATGAACCTCCTGATCGCCGCCCTCGTCACGGTCGGCGCGACCGCGATCACCGTCACCGCGATGCTCCTCGTGCGGTCCCGGGCACCCGAGGGCAGCCGGTTCCGCGACGGCGACCGGGCGTCGGGGGTCTTCGGGGTGCTCGCGACGGGCTTCTCGGTGCTGCTCGGCTTCATCATCTTCCTGGCCTTCGAGTCCTACGACGACGCCCGCAGCGGCGCCGAGGAGGAGGCGCAGGTCGTCGCGCAGCAGCTCCAGACCGCGCAGTTCCTCCCGCCCGACGCCGCGGCCGAGCTCTCGGGGCAGCTCGTCTGCTACGCCCGGTCGGTCGCGACGACCGAGTGGGAGGCCATGGCCGACGGGCGGCTGGGCGAGGCCGTCAACCCGTGGGGCGTCGAGATGTTCCGCACGATCCGCGGCGTCGAGCCGGCGACCGACACCGAGCAGTCCGCGTACGACCGGTGGATGGACCAGACCTCCGACCGGGAGCAGGCGCGCCAGGCGCGCGTCCACGGTGCCGAGGGTCTGATCCCGCTGCCCCTGTGGCTCGTCCTGTTCGTCATCTCGGCGACGATCTTCGTGTTCATGCTGTTCTTCGCCGACTCGGGCGAAGGTGCCGTCACACAGTCGGTCCTCATGGGCAGCGTGACGCTCGTGATCGCCCTGATGCTGAGCCTGCTCGTGTTCTTCGACCATCCGCACGGGCACCAGGTGGGCAAGCTGCAACCGGTGGCGATGCAGCGCACGCTCGTGCTGATCGACCAGCAGGTGAGCGCGGCGGGCCTCACGGTCGACGCACCGTGCGACGAGCAGGGCCGGGCTCAGTCCTCGCCGTAG
- a CDS encoding bifunctional [glutamine synthetase] adenylyltransferase/[glutamine synthetase]-adenylyl-L-tyrosine phosphorylase codes for MTSGPDDVTPLGRIGAPNGSRRPTLSSRLRRLGFADVTRSASLLDDKDLLGVLGPLPEDVLVALGATADPDLALLQLARLSSAAAGDEASCQAFRDLLTGEPPATEGATPSGRDRLLAVLGASVALGDELVSHPDLLAVVADPAPGTGVDAGAVRAELLRAVEADAEADEPVAALPAPVATDAMRRAYRSRLLRIAATDLTSHEPLTRLPAVAAALADLAAAALEASLAIARSELDDHGAGVRLAVMGMGKCGGRELNYVSDVDVVYVAEPADGYDEAYATSVGARLATGLARACQGTSSEPPLWPVDAALRPEGKNGPLVRTLASHLAYYERWAKTWEFQALLKARLVAGDRDLGAAYHDAINPFVWSAVTRENFVEDSQAMRRRVEDHVPAAEADRQLKLGKGGLRDVEFTVQLLQLVHGRADDSIRSPSTLTALAALAAGGYVGREHAARLAVCYRFLRSLEHRIQLFRLRRTHLVPTGEDDLRRLARSLGMRAEGAEGLLERWRSTRREVRALHEELFYRPLLPATAQLSAEEASLAPEAAKARFQAIGYRDPAGAMRHVLALTEGVSRRAAIQRQLLPVMLGWFAEGADPDAGLLNFRKLSEELGSTHWYLKLLRDSGSAAYRLATLLSSSRYMADALSRSPESVAWLADDADLVPRGAERLAKEADAILTRADVAAPAATALRAVRRRELARTGAAEILGVVDPVDAARAISDAADLALVGGLRVAQFVARGELGVAGPDDDPARFAIIAMGRLGGREMGYGSDADVMFVHEPVAGASDRDAQAFALVVATRLRSLLGDMGPEPGLPVDADLRPEGRNGPLVRSFDSYAEYYDRWSAPWESQALLRARPAAGDAGLGERFMTLVDPLRYPAGGLDAATVREVRRIKARVESERLPRGVDPSRHLKLGRGGVSDVEWTVQLLQLQHAHEVAGLRTTSTIDALEAAALAGIVTPDDAATLGESWHLASRLRSALVLWSGRSGGPTADVLPHEIRALSGLARVIGDEESGAELEERYLRTARRARAVMERVFYGED; via the coding sequence ATGACCTCGGGGCCCGACGACGTCACGCCCCTCGGGCGCATCGGCGCACCCAACGGGTCGCGCCGCCCCACCCTGAGCTCGCGCCTGCGCCGGCTCGGGTTCGCCGACGTGACCCGCTCGGCGTCGCTGCTCGACGACAAGGACCTCCTGGGCGTCCTCGGGCCGCTGCCCGAGGACGTGCTGGTCGCGCTCGGCGCCACCGCGGACCCCGACCTCGCGCTGCTCCAGCTCGCGCGGCTGTCGTCCGCGGCGGCCGGGGACGAGGCGTCGTGCCAGGCGTTCCGTGACCTGCTCACCGGGGAGCCCCCGGCCACGGAGGGCGCGACCCCCTCCGGGCGCGACCGCCTGCTCGCGGTGCTCGGCGCGTCGGTCGCGCTCGGCGACGAGCTCGTGTCCCACCCGGACCTGCTGGCGGTCGTCGCCGACCCGGCACCCGGGACGGGCGTCGACGCGGGCGCCGTCCGGGCCGAGCTGCTGCGCGCGGTCGAGGCGGACGCCGAGGCCGACGAGCCCGTCGCGGCGCTGCCGGCCCCCGTCGCGACCGACGCCATGCGCCGCGCCTACCGGTCCCGCCTCCTGCGCATCGCCGCGACCGACCTCACGTCGCACGAGCCGCTCACACGGCTGCCGGCCGTGGCGGCGGCGCTCGCGGACCTCGCGGCCGCGGCGCTCGAGGCCTCGCTCGCGATCGCGCGCTCCGAGCTCGACGACCACGGGGCGGGCGTGCGGCTCGCGGTCATGGGCATGGGCAAGTGCGGCGGCCGCGAGCTCAACTACGTCTCGGACGTCGACGTGGTCTACGTCGCCGAACCGGCCGACGGGTACGACGAGGCCTACGCGACGAGCGTCGGCGCGCGGCTCGCGACGGGTCTCGCGCGGGCCTGCCAGGGGACGTCGTCGGAGCCGCCGCTGTGGCCCGTCGACGCGGCGCTGCGCCCCGAGGGCAAGAACGGCCCGCTCGTGCGCACGCTCGCGAGCCACCTCGCGTACTACGAGCGCTGGGCCAAGACGTGGGAGTTCCAGGCGTTGCTCAAGGCGCGCCTGGTCGCGGGCGACCGCGACCTCGGGGCGGCGTACCACGACGCGATCAACCCGTTCGTGTGGTCGGCCGTGACGCGCGAGAACTTCGTCGAGGACTCCCAGGCCATGCGCCGGCGCGTCGAGGACCACGTGCCCGCGGCGGAGGCGGACCGCCAGCTCAAGCTCGGCAAGGGCGGCCTGCGCGACGTCGAGTTCACGGTCCAGCTCCTGCAGCTCGTGCACGGGCGGGCCGACGACTCGATCCGCAGCCCCAGCACCCTCACGGCGCTCGCGGCCCTGGCCGCGGGCGGCTACGTCGGGCGCGAGCACGCGGCGCGCCTCGCGGTCTGCTACCGCTTCCTGCGCTCGCTCGAGCACCGCATCCAGCTCTTCCGGCTGCGCCGCACGCACCTGGTGCCCACGGGCGAGGACGACCTGCGCCGTCTGGCACGGTCGTTGGGCATGCGCGCCGAGGGCGCCGAGGGCCTGCTCGAGCGGTGGCGTTCGACGCGCCGCGAGGTGCGCGCACTGCATGAGGAGCTCTTCTACCGGCCCCTGCTCCCGGCCACGGCCCAGCTCTCGGCCGAGGAGGCGAGCCTCGCGCCGGAGGCGGCCAAGGCGCGCTTCCAGGCGATCGGGTACCGGGACCCGGCGGGTGCGATGCGGCACGTGCTCGCCCTGACCGAGGGAGTGAGCCGGCGTGCCGCGATCCAGCGCCAGCTCCTGCCGGTCATGCTCGGCTGGTTCGCCGAGGGCGCGGACCCCGACGCGGGGCTGCTCAACTTCCGCAAGCTGTCCGAGGAGCTCGGCTCGACGCACTGGTACCTCAAGCTGCTACGGGACTCGGGCTCGGCCGCGTACCGGCTCGCGACGCTCCTCTCGAGCTCGCGGTACATGGCCGACGCGCTGTCCCGTTCCCCCGAGTCGGTGGCCTGGCTCGCCGACGACGCCGACCTGGTCCCGCGCGGGGCCGAGCGCCTCGCGAAGGAGGCCGACGCGATCCTCACGCGCGCCGACGTCGCCGCCCCGGCCGCCACGGCGCTGCGGGCCGTGCGCCGCCGCGAGCTCGCACGCACCGGGGCCGCGGAGATCCTCGGCGTCGTGGACCCGGTCGACGCCGCGCGCGCGATCTCCGACGCCGCCGACCTCGCGCTCGTCGGCGGGCTGCGGGTCGCGCAGTTCGTCGCCCGGGGCGAGCTCGGCGTCGCGGGCCCGGACGACGACCCGGCCCGGTTCGCGATCATCGCCATGGGCCGCCTGGGCGGGCGCGAGATGGGCTACGGCTCGGACGCCGACGTCATGTTCGTCCACGAGCCCGTCGCGGGCGCGAGCGACCGCGACGCACAGGCGTTCGCGCTCGTGGTCGCGACCAGGTTGCGCTCGCTGCTCGGCGACATGGGCCCCGAGCCCGGGCTGCCCGTCGACGCCGACCTGCGCCCCGAGGGACGCAACGGCCCGCTCGTGCGCTCGTTCGACTCCTACGCCGAGTACTACGACCGCTGGTCGGCCCCCTGGGAGTCCCAGGCGCTGCTGCGCGCCCGACCGGCCGCGGGCGACGCGGGGCTCGGCGAGCGGTTCATGACGCTCGTCGACCCGCTGCGCTACCCGGCGGGCGGGCTCGATGCCGCGACCGTGCGCGAGGTGCGGCGCATCAAGGCACGCGTCGAGTCGGAGCGGCTGCCACGCGGCGTCGACCCGTCGCGCCACCTCAAGCTCGGCCGGGGCGGCGTCTCGGACGTCGAGTGGACGGTCCAGCTCCTGCAGCTCCAGCACGCCCACGAGGTCGCGGGCCTGCGCACGACGTCGACCATCGACGCGCTCGAGGCCGCGGCGCTCGCGGGCATCGTCACGCCCGACGACGCCGCGACCCTGGGGGAGTCGTGGCACCTCGCGTCGCGGTTGCGCAGCGCGCTCGTGCTCTGGTCCGGTCGCTCGGGCGGACCCACGGCTGACGTCCTGCCGCACGAGATCCGGGCGCTGTCCGGGCTCGCGCGGGTCATCGGCGACGAGGAGTCCGGGGCCGAGCTCGAGGAGCGCTACCTGCGGACCGCGCGACGGGCCCGGGCCGTCATGGAGCGCGTGTTCTACGGCGAGGACTGA
- a CDS encoding glutamine synthetase family protein has translation MDRQQEFVLRTVEERDIRFIRLWFTDVLGMLKSVAVAPAELESAFAEGIGFDGSSIEGLTRVYEADMIARPDPTTFQVLPWRGERHGTARMFCDILTPDGEPSLADSRNVLKRALAKASDKGFTFYTHPEVEFYLFNHPADASAPLVPVDQGGYFDHLARGSTHDFRRAAITMLESMGISVEFSHHEAGPGQNEIDLRYADALTTADNLMTFRTVVKEVALEQGVFASFMPKPMADQPGSGMHTHLSLFEGDRNAFHEPGAQFELSRTARSFIAGLLVHAAEITAITNQYVNSYKRLWGGAEAPSYVCWGHNNRSALVRVPMYKPGKGNSSRIEYRALDSATNPYLAYAVILAAGLKGIEEGYELPEATEDDVWELTDAERRALGIKPLPQSLDAAIQIMETSELVAETLGEHVFDFVLRNKRQEWDAYRSQVTPFELKRFLQVL, from the coding sequence ATGGACAGGCAGCAGGAGTTCGTGCTCCGCACGGTCGAGGAGCGCGACATCCGCTTCATCCGTCTCTGGTTCACCGACGTGCTGGGGATGCTCAAGTCGGTCGCCGTGGCTCCCGCGGAGCTCGAGTCCGCGTTCGCGGAGGGCATCGGCTTCGACGGCAGCTCGATCGAGGGCCTCACTCGTGTGTACGAGGCCGACATGATCGCGCGCCCCGACCCCACCACGTTCCAGGTGCTCCCGTGGCGCGGGGAGCGGCACGGGACCGCGAGGATGTTCTGCGACATCCTCACCCCGGACGGCGAGCCCTCGCTCGCCGACTCGCGCAACGTGCTCAAGCGCGCGCTCGCCAAGGCGAGCGACAAGGGCTTCACGTTCTACACGCACCCCGAGGTCGAGTTCTACCTCTTCAACCACCCGGCCGACGCCTCGGCGCCGCTCGTGCCGGTCGACCAGGGCGGGTACTTCGACCACCTGGCCCGGGGATCGACGCACGACTTCCGCCGCGCCGCGATCACGATGCTCGAGTCGATGGGCATCTCGGTCGAGTTCTCCCACCACGAGGCGGGCCCCGGCCAGAACGAGATCGACCTGCGCTACGCCGACGCCCTGACGACGGCCGACAACCTCATGACGTTCCGCACGGTCGTCAAGGAGGTCGCCCTGGAGCAGGGGGTCTTCGCGTCGTTCATGCCCAAGCCCATGGCGGACCAGCCCGGCTCGGGGATGCACACGCACCTGTCGCTGTTCGAGGGGGACCGCAACGCGTTCCACGAGCCCGGCGCGCAGTTCGAGCTGTCGAGGACGGCGCGCTCGTTCATCGCGGGCCTGCTGGTCCACGCGGCGGAGATCACCGCGATCACGAACCAGTACGTCAACTCGTACAAGCGCCTGTGGGGCGGGGCCGAGGCCCCGAGCTACGTGTGTTGGGGCCACAACAACCGCTCGGCGCTCGTGCGCGTGCCCATGTACAAGCCGGGCAAGGGGAACTCGAGCCGGATCGAGTACCGCGCGCTGGACTCCGCGACCAACCCGTACCTCGCGTACGCGGTCATCCTCGCGGCGGGCCTCAAGGGCATCGAGGAGGGCTACGAGCTGCCCGAGGCCACCGAGGACGACGTGTGGGAGCTGACCGACGCAGAGCGCCGCGCGCTCGGGATCAAGCCGCTGCCGCAGTCGCTCGACGCCGCGATCCAGATCATGGAGACGTCCGAGCTCGTCGCCGAGACCCTGGGCGAGCACGTGTTCGACTTCGTGCTGCGCAACAAGCGCCAGGAGTGGGACGCGTACCGGTCGCAGGTCACGCCGTTCGAGCTGAAGCGGTTCCTCCAGGTCCTGTGA
- a CDS encoding NAD+ synthase, translating to MADLRIALAQIDTCVGAIDQNTAAILEWTRRAAGEGADVVAFPEMTLTGYPIEDLALRASFRRAAWDAAADVAAQLEREGLGHVTVVLGTVGTSETALPRGAGAAEREASGSPTDLPTNRAVAIQHGKVVASYDKHHLPNYGVFDEFRIFAPGTEPLVLEIAGRSVGIVICEDIWQDGGPVATLGALDEAGHGIDLLLVLNGSPYEEGKGHVRTDLAARRAREVDAPVAYVNMVGGQDDLVFDGGSFVVGPDGALLTSAPQFVEDLLVWDLPERTSSAGDAAAITYPTGRVAAPLPPDEEVYRACVTGLAGYVRKNGFRSIVLGLSGGIDSALSATIAADAIGGQNVVGVSMPSTYSSEHSKDDAADLAKRLGADYRVQPIAPMVDAFQGQLALEGVAEENLQARVRGVVLMAISNREGHLVIAPGNKSELAVGYATIYDAGSIGGYAPLKDVDKSRVWALARWRNNAALEAGEIPPIPESSITKPPSAELRPGQTDQDSLPPYDLLDEVLDAYIEHAEGRAELLARGFDPEVVDKVVTLVDRAEWKRRQYPLGPKVTSLAFGRDRRLPVTSRWREPVE from the coding sequence ATGGCAGACCTGCGGATCGCCCTCGCACAGATCGACACGTGCGTGGGAGCGATCGACCAGAACACGGCGGCGATCCTCGAGTGGACCAGGCGGGCGGCCGGCGAGGGCGCCGACGTCGTGGCCTTCCCCGAGATGACCCTCACGGGCTACCCCATCGAGGACCTCGCGCTGCGCGCCTCGTTCCGTCGCGCGGCCTGGGACGCGGCGGCCGACGTCGCCGCCCAGCTCGAGCGCGAGGGCCTGGGTCACGTGACGGTCGTCCTGGGCACCGTGGGCACCTCCGAGACCGCGCTACCGCGCGGCGCGGGTGCCGCCGAGCGCGAGGCGTCGGGCTCTCCCACCGACCTCCCGACCAACCGAGCGGTCGCGATCCAGCACGGGAAGGTCGTCGCGTCCTACGACAAGCACCACCTGCCGAACTACGGCGTGTTCGACGAGTTCCGCATCTTCGCCCCCGGCACCGAGCCGCTCGTCCTGGAGATCGCCGGTCGCTCGGTCGGCATCGTGATCTGCGAGGACATCTGGCAGGACGGCGGCCCCGTCGCGACGCTCGGCGCGCTCGACGAGGCCGGGCACGGGATCGACCTGCTCCTCGTGCTCAACGGCTCGCCCTACGAGGAGGGCAAGGGGCACGTCCGCACCGACCTCGCCGCGCGTCGGGCGCGCGAGGTGGACGCCCCGGTCGCGTACGTCAACATGGTCGGCGGCCAGGACGACCTGGTGTTCGACGGCGGGTCGTTCGTCGTCGGGCCCGACGGCGCGCTGCTCACCTCGGCGCCGCAGTTCGTCGAGGACCTGCTGGTCTGGGACCTGCCCGAGCGAACCTCGTCCGCCGGCGACGCCGCGGCGATCACCTACCCGACGGGCCGCGTCGCGGCCCCGTTGCCCCCCGACGAGGAGGTGTACCGGGCCTGCGTCACGGGCCTGGCCGGGTACGTGCGCAAGAACGGCTTCCGGTCGATCGTCCTGGGCCTGTCGGGCGGGATCGACTCGGCGCTGTCCGCGACGATCGCGGCCGACGCGATCGGCGGGCAGAACGTCGTCGGCGTCTCGATGCCCTCGACGTACTCGTCGGAGCACAGCAAGGACGACGCCGCCGACCTCGCCAAGAGGCTCGGCGCCGACTACCGCGTGCAGCCCATCGCGCCCATGGTCGACGCCTTCCAGGGTCAGCTCGCGCTCGAGGGCGTCGCCGAGGAGAACCTCCAGGCGCGCGTGCGCGGCGTGGTCCTCATGGCGATCTCCAACCGCGAGGGCCACCTCGTCATCGCCCCCGGCAACAAGTCCGAGCTCGCCGTCGGGTACGCGACCATCTACGACGCGGGCAGCATCGGCGGGTACGCGCCGCTCAAGGACGTCGACAAGTCGCGCGTGTGGGCCCTCGCCCGGTGGCGCAACAACGCCGCGCTCGAAGCGGGCGAGATCCCCCCGATCCCCGAGTCCTCGATCACCAAGCCGCCCTCGGCCGAGCTGCGCCCCGGCCAGACCGACCAGGACTCCCTGCCCCCCTACGACCTGCTCGACGAGGTCCTCGACGCGTACATCGAGCACGCCGAGGGGCGCGCCGAGCTGCTCGCGCGCGGGTTCGACCCCGAGGTCGTCGACAAGGTCGTGACGCTCGTCGACCGCGCCGAGTGGAAGCGCCGCCAGTACCCGCTCGGCCCCAAGGTCACGTCGCTGGCCTTCGGCCGCGACCGTCGCCTGCCCGTCACGTCCCGCTGGCGCGAGCCGGTCGAGTAG